Within the Salinibacterium sp. TMP30 genome, the region CTCACGTCACGAGGGTCCAAGGACATATCCAGGCCCCCTGTCACCCTATGAGGCCTTTTCGCGAATGGCTACGGCGCGGATCGGCGATCCGTCCAGCCCCGCCAAACGCAGAGGGAGGAGGGAGACAAGAGGGCGCGTCCAATCTATCCTCCCCAGATTCGTCAGGTTTTCGACGATGTACCCACCGGAGCCGAGCATGAGGTCATGGATCGCGACACTATTGTGCTCCTCACCGTCCGGATCTGGGTTGATCAGATCGACGCCCAGAACGCGCACTCCGCGATTAAGTAATTCTTCACCGAGCTCGGGCGCAAGGTATGGATGGTCCAGATACAAAGCTGATCCGTAGTGAGACGACCAACCTGTCGCGATGAAGACGATGTCATTCGGGCGGACGCTTTCCAACTGATCACGGACGTGCGAAACGGTGATCGCCTGGCCCGCACCGATCTCGGGAACTGACAGCACCACTGCGGGGCCGAAGAGCAGTCCGAGTTCCGCCTCGTCGATCGTTCCGGCGCCGTCGAAACGATGGCTAGGTGCATCGATGTGGGTTCCACTATGCGTTCCCAGGCGGAGAGATGCAACCGCGAAGCCGGTTTCGTCGACTGAACTAGCCGTTGAAATTTCCACTGTTGGGTCACCCGGGTAGACCGGCATTCCGGTGACCACTGGGTGGGTCAAGTCCAATATCGAATACAAGAGTATTGCCCTCCTTCATCCCCGGGGTTGACACCCGGCTCCCGCAATTATAGCATCTTGGCATGACCAAATAGGTCGTACCAAGGAGGATTCTTACATGCCTAACGACGCTTCGACCGCGCTGGGAATCGTTGCTACAAGGGGTCTCGTTGCTGCTGCGGAGGCGGCTGATGCGATGCAGAAGGCGGCAGTTGTTAACTATGAGGGGCGTCACTTCCTCGGTGATGGAACGGTTACGGTCTTGATTTCGGGGGAACTTGCCGCGGTAAAGGCTGCGACTGACGCAGCGGTCGACAGGGCGCGTAGCGTTGGCGAGGTCCTCGGCGTGACTGTAATCTCGCGGCCGAGCGACGCCGTTCACTCACTGCTCGCACCGCAAGCCTGACTCGGCGCTCGAGAAGCCTCATGTCGAAAGTAGTTACTGCCAACGATGTTCGTGATGCGATTCGACGAGGTCTCATGACGATCACGACCGACCATGAAGCTATAATCACCTCCGAGGCCCGCGATGTCGCAAAGTCGGCTGGGGTCGAGATTGTGCAGGAATCCTCCGGGGGCTGCTGCGGTGTAGGACCCCAACCGCTTGCCACCTTCGGACAAGTATCGTCGTTCGATTCAGGCCCGCAGCGCCCGCTGACCATGTCTCACTATGACGGCAGCTCTCCGCTCATCGCGGCCATTGCTGCTCCCATACGTGCTCTTATGCCGATTGATGCTCACGTCCATATCGGTCGCGCTCGATGGATGAGTGAGGACGTGGCAGCTGATTCTGTCCTAGATTTAATGAAAGATTCAGGTGTCGCAAAGTCTTGCGTCTTCCCTTTTGCTGATAGAGAGATGGACGCTTCAGAGGCTGTCTGGGAGGCGACACGCGGACGTCGGGACCTCATTCCGTTCGCCCTATGCAATCCCCTTGAACCCGGCAGCGCCTCGAAGCTCCGAGCCTTTTTGTTGCAGGGCTTCCGCGGGATAAAGATGCATCCGACTGCGCACGGATACCCCCTAGACCAATATGACATCGTCGACCCGATATTCGAGCTCGCCCGTGAATTCTCCGTGCCAATTGTCTGCCACTGTTTTTCGGACACGCCTTTTAATACTGCGGGTCAGTTCAAAGATCTCGCAGGTCGGTTCCCTCAGGTTGATCTCATTGCCCTTCATGGCGGGTTCATGTGGCATACGGCCGGCTTGGCAGAAGCGGCGCGAACACTGCCGAATCTATTTCTCGAAACCAGCACTGTCTACCCGAATCTCTTGCGTAAGCACATAGCAGACGTCGGCGTCGAACACTTCATCTTTGGAAGCGACACCCCCTTCAATTCCTCTGCCGCGGAACTGGGCAAGCTTCAACTTTCGGTCGAATCGATCGATGATCTGAAGGAACTGGTTTCCGGCAATCTTTCACGAATTCTTGCGAAACGAGGTTGAGCTAATGCTCATTGGACAAGTAATAAATCCTGTAGTGTGTGACGCTGCCATCCCGGAGCTTCGAGGCCTTCCGCTAGTGACAGTCGCGATAGAGACCGTCGACGCGTCGCCTCGCTTAATGGTTGCGGTCGACGTCGTCGGCGCTGGAGTCGGTGCCAATGTGCTTATTGCGGAGGGAGATGCCGCCCGACTCGCAGTGCGCAACCTCAGTGCACCTATCGAGGCAGCGGTCGTTGGCCTGGTTCGGGGTTCCACCAATGTCCAGTCCTAAATACGTCGGGATCCGAACTTTCCTGGGAGCTCCCCAGTCCGCGGTGAACGAGGTGCTTTCCGGTCAAATCGTATTCTGCGGTGCCCCACTCGACGCTGGGCAGACTTACCGGGTGGGGGCCCGCCATGGACCATCTGCAATTAGAGAAGCCTCTCGTGTGGTTAGACCTTATAATCCGCGTCTGGATCTTGACCTCTCAGCACTTGCGTTAAGCGACGCAGGCGACGCAGATGTGGCTCCCGGCTCCATCGAGCGTGGTTTCGAAGCTATCCGTTCTCATATTGGAGCGATCGTCCAACGGGGCGCATATCCGATGATCATGGGCGGGGACTGTTCTATCGCATTTCCAGTCCTTGGCGAGTTGTACTCAAAATGGGGCCCGATTGCATTGGTTCACTTTGATGCACACACCGACACATGGGACGAGTACTGGGGCGAGCGATACACGCACGGCACCGCTGTCCGTCGCGCGATCGAAGCAGGATTTATCGAACCCTCCGCCTCCGTACAAGTGGGCATACGCGGTTCGGGCTATGGTCCTAGTGACGTAGAACAGAGCCGAGATCTTGGCCTTCTGGTGTTGACGGCGGATCAGGTGCACGCAGATGGCGCCTCTGAAACAGCCCGACGGATTGTCGAACGAGTTGGTTCACACCCAGTCCTCGTTCACTTCGATATTGATTGTCTAGACCCAGCGCACGCGCCGGGTACTGGAATGCCAGAAGTGGGTGGTCTGACAACGCACGACGCCTCGATCATTCTCGTCGGTCTTGCAGGTATCAACGTAGTCGCAGCAGAAGTGACCGAGGTCCTTCCTGCATACGACCCGAGTGGTATCACAGCGATTGCAGCGGCGAATGTTCTGTTTGAACTAGCGAGTCTGGCAGGTTCGCATGGCTGATGAGGCAGGGCCCCAATCCGTATTCCTTACGCCTTCGCCCGTCAGCTTGTTGGAGTTAAGAAGCAAAGGCGTTCACGGCGCAGTAGCACTTGCCGCCGAGGTTGAGCGACTGATCGTCTCCGGTGCCATCGCTGACGGGGCGCGACTTCCTACTGAGCGCGAGCTCGCTGAGTTGCTGGGGATGTCGCGGGCGTCGGTCAGGGAGGCGATGTACGAGCTGTCCCTCAAAGGAATAGTCGATCGGCGTAGGAGCCGAGGTTCTGTAGTGGTTTTCGATCAGTCGAGTTCAAACCGATTACTACATACCAGTATGCCCAGAGACGAACGAGAGTTTTGGGAAGTAGTTGAATTTCGGTCAGAGATCGAGCCTGTCATCGCTAGCCGGGCTGCGCTTACGGCAACACCGAGTGATCTTGTTGTCTTGCGGGAGATCTTGAGGGCACAGGAAGATTCGGCAGATGTCGACAGCGCCATCGCGAATGACCGAGCATTCCACATCCAGATTGCGTCGCTCACTCACAATCAGCTCTTCGTCAGGCTCGCAGAGGTCAGCGCGGAGTGGCTCGTCCCCACGCGCAAACGATCTCAATCCACAATGGCAGGCCGACGCCGGTCGATCGCCGAACATCGCCTGATTCTTGATGCGATAGCTGCCAACGATCCAGAACGCGCTAGCGAAGCGATGCGAACGCACATCGAAAGTGTTGCGGAGCTTGCTCAGATGGCCAGTCCGGTACCCAGAGTAGTGAGAGTCGCGCACTAAGCACAACGTAATCACGGTTCACCAAGAAAAGGAGATAACAATGAAGTTATGTAAGAAAGCGCTGGCGGTGTCCGCAGGCTTGTTCTCGGTCGCTCTGCTACTTTCAGCTTGCGCCTCGACCGACGGTGCTGACAACGCTGCGGAGCGTCCGACAATTAGGGTTGGTTTGGACCCTAACCTCCCTCCGCTTTCGAGCCTAGATCCCGATGATCCTTCTAAGATCATTGGCGCCGAAATCGACATGATGGAAGCAACCTTCGCGCACTTGGGTTACGACTTCGAACTCGTTCCCCAGGCTTGGTCAGGAATCCTTCCCGCTCTCGATTCTGGGCAAGTCGACGTAATGTGGTCGATCCTGTACTACACGCCAGAGCGGGCGGCAAATGTGGACTTCATCACCTATCTTCGCGCGGACACCGGTGTCCTAGCAAAAGAGGGTTCGACGCTCAAAATCTCGTCCACTCTCGATCTTTGCGGGCTCACTGGCGCTGCGACTCTCGGAACGCTCGAGGTAGATCTGTACAACGAGATTTCTACCGAGTGCAAAGCTGCGGATCTTTCTGGAATCGACGTGCTGACGTTCCCGGACCCGGCGGCGACAGTTCGGGCCGTACAAAACGAGCGCGCCGATGTCGCCACATATAACGCCGTTCTTGTTTCTACCATCATTGAGCAGGTTCCGGGAGTCGAGCAGATTTTCATCATTCCCCAGAACAATCTCGTGGGCGTTGGGGTAGCTAAGGGAAATGTTGATCTCCGAGACTCGATCGCGGAGGGTGTTGCGTGGTTGCAGGAAAGCGGTACGCAGGAGGATATTTTGCGTGCGTGGGGGATCGATCCCGATCTCATGGTTTCGACCGAGATACTGACCCAGTAGTTATAGTCCTACAACCGAGTCGAAGGGGCGCTAACCAATGGCGCCCCTTCGACTGAAAGAATGCGTGTGAATCATGGATTTCATTTCGGAAGTTGCCCGTTACTTGTTCTCGACTTTCATGCTCGAGGGCGCATTCATCACGATTGGAATAGGGATAGCGGCGATGGCCGGGGGGCTTGTCTTCGGGCTTCTTCTAGCACTCATGCGGTTATCGCGGTTCCGTCCTGTGTCCGCGATAGCCGCTTTCTACATTTGGGTTTTTCGGGGTACTCCCCAACTACTTCAACTCGTGTTCCTGTTCGACGCGTTACCGCGACTCGGCATCACCATGTCCCCGATTATGACGGCGATTGTTGGTTTTGCGCTCAATGAAGCCGCGTTTGCGGGTGAGATCGTTCGTGGTGGAATAAACTCTGTCCAGAAGAACCAGCGTCTTGCTGCTGCATCTCTAGGAATGAGCCCCACACTCACACTGTTCCGAGTTGTGCTGCCACAAGCTCTCCGAAGCATCGTGCCCGCTCTAGGAAATGACTTTGTCAACGTCGTAAAGATGACTTCGATAGCCTCTGTCATTGCAGTGAGCGAGTTGACTCTTAGAAGTCAGCAAATTGTGGCCTCGACTTTTGAATTTTTTCCAGTCTTTACCGCCGCTGCAATTTACTACCTAGTCGCTACGTCCATCCTTGGCGCCATGCAGCGGTCACTTGAACGCCGTCTAGACCCGACGGTCGCACCAAGCGAAAGCATGGCGAGAAGGCTTGTGGGCTTGGGCATGCGCCGCAGGGTCGTGGGTGCGCGTCCTGATGGCGAGCCAGAAGACGCCGAACGAATTGTTCCGATTGAGGCTCGCCAGATTGGACCCAACCCGACGAAGATTGCCGAAGCGATTAGCCGTGAAATCGCTGTATCGACCCCCGTTTTGGAACCCTTCCTCTCGTGTAAATCGCTCGAGAAGTCGTATGGGTCAAGGCAGGTGATCAAGGATGTTAACTTGGAGGTCATGTCAGGTGAAGTCGTCGTTCTAATGGGCCCGAGTGGCTCGGGAAAGAGCACGATACTCCGCTTGATCGATCACTTGGAGACGGTGGATGGCGGGGAGATTCTCGTCGGTGGCCGACACATCGGATATCGCGCCAATAAGGGAAAACTGGTGCCGACACGGCATGTTCATCAGGAACGCGTCGACGCGGGCGTGGGAATGGTCTTCCAAAGCTTCAACCTCTTCGAGCACATGACCGTCTTGGAAAATCTTATAGAGGCTCCGGTTCGAGTGCTGGGCGAGAGCCGAGAGGTGGTGCGTGAGCGAGCTCTCCTGCTTCTCGAGGGCGTCGGATTGCGTGATCACGCTAACGACTATCCACACAGCCTCTCCGGCGGGCAAGCACAGCGGGCGGCGATAGCCAGGACACTCACGATGAGACCCAAGCTGATCCTATTCGACGAACCGACATCTTCACTGGACCCGGAGCTAGTCTCGGACGTCCTCGAGGTCATCCGAGCACTGGCTGACGCGGGTCTTACGATGCTTGTTGTCACGCATGAAGTTCAATTCGCACGTGATGTTGCCGATCGAGTTGTCTTCATGGATGGGGGCGTTGTCGTTGAGCAGGGCACACCGAGTGAAGTCCTGAGCAACCCCCAGCACGCACGCACTCGCCAGTTCCTCCATCGAGTGTTGGGCGAATAGTCCACAGAACGCCTCGATCTTGTCGAAAGCAGCAGCATGATGATTCCTTGGGACGTCGTGGTCCTCGCGGGCGCTGGTCTGTTGGCGGGGATGGTCAACGCGATGGCAGGTGGAGGAACGCTTATTTCCTTTCCTATACTTCTGGGCCTTGGAATGCCCGCGGTTGTCGCTAACGTGACGTCGGCCGTTGGTCTATCGTCTGGGTACCTGGGTGCCGCTATCGAGTATCGTCGAGAGCTCAACGGGCAAGGTGCTCGAATGTGGGCTTTAGTCCCTTTCGCTCTGGTGGGCGGGCTTCTCGGGGCCATCGTGCTTTTGCTGGCGCCCGCGGCGATATTCCGCGCCGCAGCGCCGTACCTCGTCTTGTCATCATGCGCACTAATGGCCGCTCAGCCAATATTGTCAAGGTTGGTGAAAAAACGTGCTGTAGCGCGTGAGAAAGAGCGACCCACGACGACGATTCCGCACACCACAATCTCAGTGCGGGTTGGAGTTCTGTTAGCTGGCATTTACGGTGCGTACTTCGGGGCAGGCCTCGGAATCCTACTTCTAGCAGTTTTGGGCATTTTAATCGACGACTCTCTACAGCGGCTAAATGGGCTCAAGGCAGCGCTCTCACTAGCGGTGAATTTTGTCAGTGTAACTCTGTTTATTCTCTCGGGACACGTCTCATGGGTCGCGGCGGGAACGATATTTGCCGCGGCCGCGATCGGCGGGATCGTCGGCGCAAGGGTTGCAAGAGTCTTGTCTCCTGCAGTGCTGCGAACGAGCGTGATTATATTTGGACTCGTTGTTGCGGTCGTCCTCCTAGTAAGGGGCTAGTGGTTGCAGCTTTTCGTGCAGACTTTGTTTTTACTCGGAGAAATCTCGTGTATCGCATCTCCATGACGAATCTTGCTCGATAAACGTAGTTTCACGGAAAAGTATCGAAGCGACTCCTGGCCTACAATCGCGCAAGAGTCGCGCATTTTAATGCGACGTGCGTCTAAAGACGAGATAAAATTGAGTTCACTATTTGGTGATTAGGAAGTCCTTACGGACTGAGAAGACGGTGGTCCGAAGCTGCTCAAGCTGCGTCAAGTAGCTCAACCTCAACGAACGTCACTGCTAGCTCTCCTCCGTTTGAGACATTGTGCTCCACTCCCGCCTGCCGGAAATATGCACTGCCCGACACAAGCGATACTGCTACCTCGGTTCTGGCGCTTTTCTGGATTAGAGTTCCATCTGTGATCGCAATGACGATGTAGTCAAACTCGTGTCGATGATGGCCTGTCTCTGCACCCGGAGTGAGGTGCCATCTGGTGACGCGCGCCCCCTGCACGTCAATCAGAGGGTGGGAGTTTGCGTTTTGCAATTTGTTCCTTTCCTTGGATCGCTGTGCGCAGTTGAAGCAGCGGAAAGAGAGCCTGGGTTCCAGAGCGACTTGTAGCGGTAGTTGCACCACTGCTTACTAGGCTGAATACTAGTATGTCGACGAGGATCTGAGTGGGTACGAGCCGATCAAGTCGTTTCTTGAGCCTCTTCCGTATCTCGCAAGCGACAGCGGCGGCTCACGCTCATGAGAATGGAGTGACGATAGACCCTTCGGTTATGCGCTGAGCGCCACGAGGGGGTCGGTATTACGCTCGCATATCGGACTAGGCGTGGCTAGTGGTGCTCCACCCTGACCATTCGTCATCAATCGGAAATATCCGGATCCGATCGGCGCGGTGCCCTTGGCTGCATGCGCCTCCGGATATTTGCCTGAATCTGGTTTGAGCACTACGCCAACGTTCAACGAAGCCGATGGGGCCATAGCCGGCATCAGTGGTGTCATAGGAGACAGTCCAAGCCGTCTGCAGTGCGGAAAGCTCCTCTACGAGCGCTCCGTGCTTCCACCAGCAATCAGGGATCACGCCCTCATCGATTGCATAGCGTGTGCAGATCCACTCGACCCAAGAGCGGAGTTCGTCCCATTTCTCGGGTGCGTTCGAGTTCGGTAGCGTTCTCCAATTCACAGCGATCGCTGCGATCTCTTCGGAGTCTGGATCGCGTTCGCTTTCTTCTTCGGCGAGCACGTCGTCGATGTCGAAGTCTTCGTAGCTCATGGTTGCTCCGTGGTTGTGGTGGTCAGTTTTCGCCGCAGAACACGTAGGGCGAATGCGCTGGCGACTCGGCGGCTTCGCATGGCGCGCAGTACCTGGTCGCGGTCGAGAAGTCGATGCAGTAGCTCGTGGTGGGCGGGGTGCAAGCTCACGAGGTCACTGTGGTTTTCTTCTGCTTTCCATCCGGTCGGAGCTTCAGTGACTCCGGAGTAATCGATGTGGTGAAGCTCGAGCTCGCGAACCTTCGCAGCTTGGCTGCAGGCCTCGCAGCGCAAATCGTTTCCTGCTGCAGATTCTTCGACGAACCAGCGTGCTCGGCGGACAAACCATGCGCGTGAGCGCAGGTAGCCAGTGCGGTATTTGTTGCCGCGTGCCGGCCTGCGAAAGTTCGACATCAGTTCTGGGTTTCCTCGTAGTCCAACTCGACGGGTTCCTCGGGCCCGGG harbors:
- a CDS encoding cyclase family protein; amino-acid sequence: MYSILDLTHPVVTGMPVYPGDPTVEISTASSVDETGFAVASLRLGTHSGTHIDAPSHRFDGAGTIDEAELGLLFGPAVVLSVPEIGAGQAITVSHVRDQLESVRPNDIVFIATGWSSHYGSALYLDHPYLAPELGEELLNRGVRVLGVDLINPDPDGEEHNSVAIHDLMLGSGGYIVENLTNLGRIDWTRPLVSLLPLRLAGLDGSPIRAVAIREKAS
- a CDS encoding BMC domain-containing protein; amino-acid sequence: MPNDASTALGIVATRGLVAAAEAADAMQKAAVVNYEGRHFLGDGTVTVLISGELAAVKAATDAAVDRARSVGEVLGVTVISRPSDAVHSLLAPQA
- a CDS encoding amidohydrolase family protein; this encodes MTITTDHEAIITSEARDVAKSAGVEIVQESSGGCCGVGPQPLATFGQVSSFDSGPQRPLTMSHYDGSSPLIAAIAAPIRALMPIDAHVHIGRARWMSEDVAADSVLDLMKDSGVAKSCVFPFADREMDASEAVWEATRGRRDLIPFALCNPLEPGSASKLRAFLLQGFRGIKMHPTAHGYPLDQYDIVDPIFELAREFSVPIVCHCFSDTPFNTAGQFKDLAGRFPQVDLIALHGGFMWHTAGLAEAARTLPNLFLETSTVYPNLLRKHIADVGVEHFIFGSDTPFNSSAAELGKLQLSVESIDDLKELVSGNLSRILAKRG
- a CDS encoding EutN/CcmL family microcompartment protein — its product is MLIGQVINPVVCDAAIPELRGLPLVTVAIETVDASPRLMVAVDVVGAGVGANVLIAEGDAARLAVRNLSAPIEAAVVGLVRGSTNVQS
- the speB gene encoding agmatinase, whose product is MSSPKYVGIRTFLGAPQSAVNEVLSGQIVFCGAPLDAGQTYRVGARHGPSAIREASRVVRPYNPRLDLDLSALALSDAGDADVAPGSIERGFEAIRSHIGAIVQRGAYPMIMGGDCSIAFPVLGELYSKWGPIALVHFDAHTDTWDEYWGERYTHGTAVRRAIEAGFIEPSASVQVGIRGSGYGPSDVEQSRDLGLLVLTADQVHADGASETARRIVERVGSHPVLVHFDIDCLDPAHAPGTGMPEVGGLTTHDASIILVGLAGINVVAAEVTEVLPAYDPSGITAIAAANVLFELASLAGSHG
- a CDS encoding FadR/GntR family transcriptional regulator codes for the protein MADEAGPQSVFLTPSPVSLLELRSKGVHGAVALAAEVERLIVSGAIADGARLPTERELAELLGMSRASVREAMYELSLKGIVDRRRSRGSVVVFDQSSSNRLLHTSMPRDEREFWEVVEFRSEIEPVIASRAALTATPSDLVVLREILRAQEDSADVDSAIANDRAFHIQIASLTHNQLFVRLAEVSAEWLVPTRKRSQSTMAGRRRSIAEHRLILDAIAANDPERASEAMRTHIESVAELAQMASPVPRVVRVAH
- a CDS encoding ABC transporter substrate-binding protein, producing the protein MKLCKKALAVSAGLFSVALLLSACASTDGADNAAERPTIRVGLDPNLPPLSSLDPDDPSKIIGAEIDMMEATFAHLGYDFELVPQAWSGILPALDSGQVDVMWSILYYTPERAANVDFITYLRADTGVLAKEGSTLKISSTLDLCGLTGAATLGTLEVDLYNEISTECKAADLSGIDVLTFPDPAATVRAVQNERADVATYNAVLVSTIIEQVPGVEQIFIIPQNNLVGVGVAKGNVDLRDSIAEGVAWLQESGTQEDILRAWGIDPDLMVSTEILTQ
- a CDS encoding amino acid ABC transporter permease/ATP-binding protein, with protein sequence MDFISEVARYLFSTFMLEGAFITIGIGIAAMAGGLVFGLLLALMRLSRFRPVSAIAAFYIWVFRGTPQLLQLVFLFDALPRLGITMSPIMTAIVGFALNEAAFAGEIVRGGINSVQKNQRLAAASLGMSPTLTLFRVVLPQALRSIVPALGNDFVNVVKMTSIASVIAVSELTLRSQQIVASTFEFFPVFTAAAIYYLVATSILGAMQRSLERRLDPTVAPSESMARRLVGLGMRRRVVGARPDGEPEDAERIVPIEARQIGPNPTKIAEAISREIAVSTPVLEPFLSCKSLEKSYGSRQVIKDVNLEVMSGEVVVLMGPSGSGKSTILRLIDHLETVDGGEILVGGRHIGYRANKGKLVPTRHVHQERVDAGVGMVFQSFNLFEHMTVLENLIEAPVRVLGESREVVRERALLLLEGVGLRDHANDYPHSLSGGQAQRAAIARTLTMRPKLILFDEPTSSLDPELVSDVLEVIRALADAGLTMLVVTHEVQFARDVADRVVFMDGGVVVEQGTPSEVLSNPQHARTRQFLHRVLGE
- a CDS encoding sulfite exporter TauE/SafE family protein; this translates as MIPWDVVVLAGAGLLAGMVNAMAGGGTLISFPILLGLGMPAVVANVTSAVGLSSGYLGAAIEYRRELNGQGARMWALVPFALVGGLLGAIVLLLAPAAIFRAAAPYLVLSSCALMAAQPILSRLVKKRAVAREKERPTTTIPHTTISVRVGVLLAGIYGAYFGAGLGILLLAVLGILIDDSLQRLNGLKAALSLAVNFVSVTLFILSGHVSWVAAGTIFAAAAIGGIVGARVARVLSPAVLRTSVIIFGLVVAVVLLVRG